One Kallotenue papyrolyticum genomic window carries:
- a CDS encoding N-acetylmuramoyl-L-alanine amidase, with protein sequence MKPALPHHTLVLLLLACLSTALPSVNSQAQTAAHSLNQAFAAAAQEFGVPRDVLVAIAYAETRFDDHNGEPSIDNGYGLMHLVDNPTTQTLSRAARLLQLPPATLISDMTANIRGGAALLDAYADEQGLQGAQRQALGAWYPIVARYSNASDPALARLYADDVYRLLNEGLRGVSNQGEVISVSGQPVTPQRGPYEQAGSIQIQSDDYAPALWKAAARSNYSDGRQNTPITHIIIHTTEGSYTSAIAWFQDTASKVSAHYVIRSADGQITQMVREQDTAYHAGYWDWNLRSIGIEHEAYASDPSWFTDAMYRASAALVRNIAAKYNIPLDRQHILGHSEIKSTKGDPGPHWDWDYYMSLLRSGSTPVTIPDNGDTIIDNLETTFWRSDVNWYGRACGYNNHTFYTYATNNPAQSTNHGVWRPRLPRDGTYRVRVHIPQGCAIRAAPYATTNARYQIVYDGGSAEKVVDHNAGPGAGEYWVELGTFRFRAGDSGYVRLTDLTNEPYSGDPQRDRVIFFDAVRFEYVEEPPRWGAKLLSARPVSNVVPTGGLLMIAFTIQNTGNQPLNTQEPAGASIAGVPDGAVYDAGQCFWAFGGRSQGMLRATLGFAPGSASVPISCADAYGDYPWRWGLRTPLQPGETRTIIGYVRFNTSGTYTLQANLVSELIGYYGADGGGTPLSIGPITVKPFPYRAWLPQVQR encoded by the coding sequence ATGAAGCCTGCTCTACCCCACCACACCCTGGTGCTCCTGCTGCTCGCTTGCCTGAGCACTGCGCTGCCGTCGGTGAACAGCCAGGCCCAAACCGCAGCGCACTCCCTCAACCAGGCCTTTGCAGCTGCAGCCCAGGAGTTCGGTGTACCCCGCGATGTGCTGGTCGCCATCGCCTATGCTGAAACGCGCTTCGATGACCACAACGGTGAGCCCAGCATCGATAATGGTTATGGCTTGATGCACCTGGTCGATAACCCAACGACCCAAACCCTCTCACGGGCAGCTCGCCTGCTGCAGCTTCCGCCCGCAACGCTCATCAGCGACATGACCGCTAACATCCGCGGCGGCGCGGCGCTGCTGGATGCCTACGCCGATGAACAAGGCCTCCAGGGTGCGCAACGCCAAGCACTGGGGGCCTGGTATCCAATCGTAGCACGCTACAGCAATGCCAGCGATCCGGCCCTGGCACGGCTCTATGCCGATGATGTCTACCGCCTCCTCAACGAAGGGCTGCGCGGCGTCTCCAACCAGGGCGAAGTGATCAGCGTCAGCGGGCAGCCTGTCACGCCCCAGCGTGGCCCGTATGAACAGGCGGGCAGCATCCAGATCCAGTCCGATGACTATGCACCGGCGCTTTGGAAAGCCGCCGCCCGCAGCAACTATAGTGACGGTCGCCAAAATACGCCGATCACCCATATCATCATTCATACGACCGAAGGCAGCTATACCAGTGCCATCGCCTGGTTCCAAGACACCGCCTCCAAGGTAAGCGCACATTATGTCATTCGCTCGGCGGACGGCCAGATCACCCAGATGGTGCGCGAACAGGATACCGCCTACCACGCAGGCTACTGGGATTGGAACCTGCGGAGCATCGGTATCGAACATGAGGCGTATGCCAGCGATCCATCCTGGTTTACCGATGCAATGTACCGAGCGTCAGCGGCGCTGGTACGCAATATTGCCGCCAAATACAATATTCCACTTGACCGCCAGCATATTCTGGGACACTCCGAAATCAAATCCACCAAGGGTGATCCAGGACCGCATTGGGATTGGGACTATTACATGAGTCTGCTGCGCAGCGGATCCACACCGGTCACCATACCCGACAACGGCGACACGATCATCGATAATCTGGAGACCACCTTCTGGCGCAGCGACGTCAACTGGTATGGGCGCGCCTGTGGCTACAACAATCACACCTTCTACACCTACGCCACCAACAACCCGGCGCAGAGCACCAACCATGGCGTGTGGCGGCCCAGGCTGCCGCGCGACGGCACCTACCGGGTGCGGGTGCACATCCCGCAGGGCTGCGCCATCCGCGCCGCACCCTACGCGACCACCAACGCGCGCTACCAGATTGTGTACGATGGTGGCTCAGCCGAAAAAGTGGTCGATCACAACGCCGGTCCCGGCGCAGGCGAGTACTGGGTCGAGCTGGGCACCTTCCGCTTCCGCGCCGGCGACAGCGGCTATGTGCGCCTCACGGACCTGACCAACGAGCCGTACAGCGGTGATCCGCAGCGCGACCGGGTGATCTTCTTCGATGCCGTGCGCTTCGAGTATGTCGAAGAGCCGCCGCGCTGGGGCGCCAAGCTGCTGTCCGCGCGTCCGGTCTCGAACGTGGTGCCCACCGGCGGACTGCTGATGATCGCCTTTACGATCCAGAACACCGGTAACCAGCCGCTCAACACGCAGGAACCCGCCGGCGCGTCGATCGCCGGCGTGCCCGACGGCGCCGTGTACGACGCCGGGCAGTGTTTCTGGGCCTTCGGCGGTCGTTCGCAGGGCATGCTGCGCGCCACGCTGGGCTTTGCGCCCGGGTCGGCGAGCGTGCCGATCAGCTGCGCCGATGCGTATGGCGACTACCCCTGGCGCTGGGGGCTGCGCACGCCCCTGCAGCCGGGCGAGACGCGCACGATTATCGGCTATGTCAGGTTCAACACCTCGGGCACCTACACCCTGCAGGCCAACCTGGTCAGCGAGCTGATCGGCTACTACGGCGCGGATGGCGGTGGCACGCCGCTCAGCATCGGCCCGATCACCGTCAAGCCCTTCCCCTACCGCGCCTGGCTGCCACAAGTACAGCGCTAG